One Lysinibacillus sp. OF-1 DNA segment encodes these proteins:
- the qoxC gene encoding cytochrome aa3 quinol oxidase subunit III, with amino-acid sequence MKIDSSLPLEYSTEENRLKIFGFWIFLGAEIVLFATLFTVYFTLHTRTGSGPNGAEIFELTPVLWETFLLLTSSFTIGLGVHAMRIGRKKAMMTFFIITLLLGLGFLAIEIDEFVTYVHEGATIQTSAFLSSLMTLLGTHGAHVTFGFFWGVAILIQVAKRGLNPQTANKAFIFSLYWHFLDVVWIFIFSFVYLKGLIS; translated from the coding sequence ATGAAAATCGATTCTTCACTTCCATTAGAATATAGTACAGAGGAAAACCGTCTAAAAATCTTTGGTTTCTGGATTTTCCTCGGCGCCGAAATCGTGTTATTTGCCACACTATTCACAGTGTATTTCACACTTCATACACGTACAGGTAGTGGCCCAAATGGTGCCGAAATTTTCGAATTAACTCCAGTGCTATGGGAAACATTCTTATTATTAACAAGTAGTTTCACAATTGGTCTTGGTGTTCATGCAATGCGTATTGGTCGTAAAAAAGCGATGATGACATTCTTTATCATCACTCTTTTACTAGGTCTTGGCTTCTTAGCTATTGAGATTGATGAATTTGTCACTTATGTACACGAAGGTGCGACGATTCAAACAAGCGCATTCTTATCGTCCTTAATGACTTTACTTGGAACGCATGGTGCCCACGTAACATTTGGTTTCTTCTGGGGCGTAGCTATTTTAATCCAAGTGGCTAAACGTGGTTTAAATCCACAAACAGCGAACAAAGCGTTTATCTTCTCATTGTACTGGCATTTCCTAGACGTTGTTTGGATTTTCATCTTCAGCTTCGTCTACTTGAAAGGACTGATTAGCTGA
- the qoxD gene encoding cytochrome aa3 quinol oxidase subunit IV: MKELFPKQHVMGFGFSLLLTIVALAVVKFDMSLNMAFGILLVTALAQATVQLVLFMHIGESEDKKTLYTTILYSVFVGVVTIIGTLFAMIWGYN; the protein is encoded by the coding sequence ATGAAGGAATTATTCCCAAAACAACATGTGATGGGCTTCGGCTTCTCACTATTACTAACAATTGTAGCTTTAGCTGTTGTTAAATTCGATATGTCTCTTAATATGGCATTTGGAATTTTACTAGTAACTGCCCTTGCACAAGCAACTGTACAATTAGTATTATTCATGCACATCGGTGAATCTGAAGATAAGAAAACGTTGTATACAACGATTTTATATTCAGTATTCGTAGGTGTAGTCACAATCATTGGTACATTATTCGCCATGATCTGGGGTTATAATTAA
- a CDS encoding DUF6612 family protein produces MKKIFKVLAVGTLALTLAACNSSATPTKDTTKTSKLTLEQVYDKAVDRQADIKSASANMDMTQVTKVGSGKEAMEFSIDSKMDMDIIVDPLAMHLSGSMSMPDMMSEGEETTDMPIEMYMKKDTGLFMKDMTTDSWIKLPDENFDEILDQTAASADAKEQLEHLKKFIGDFKFEQTDDEYVLTLEAKGDKFKELIDSEITKSIEDMGLEENPMDQLTIEKINYVLHIDKETFDTKKMDMNFDLKMAVEGDELIMNTKSVVTYTDFNHLKTIDIPQSIIDNAQTIE; encoded by the coding sequence ATGAAGAAAATTTTTAAAGTATTAGCAGTTGGGACACTAGCATTGACACTTGCAGCTTGTAACTCGAGTGCTACCCCTACGAAAGACACAACTAAAACAAGCAAACTCACTTTAGAACAAGTGTATGACAAAGCAGTGGACCGCCAGGCTGACATTAAAAGTGCAAGTGCCAATATGGACATGACACAGGTAACAAAGGTTGGATCTGGTAAAGAGGCAATGGAATTTTCTATCGACTCTAAAATGGACATGGACATCATTGTTGACCCACTTGCAATGCATTTGTCAGGTTCAATGTCGATGCCCGATATGATGAGTGAAGGCGAAGAAACAACGGACATGCCAATAGAAATGTACATGAAGAAAGACACTGGTCTTTTCATGAAAGATATGACAACTGATAGCTGGATCAAGTTACCTGATGAGAATTTTGATGAGATTTTAGATCAAACGGCTGCTTCTGCAGATGCGAAAGAACAGCTAGAACATCTAAAAAAATTCATTGGTGATTTTAAATTTGAACAAACAGACGATGAGTATGTCCTTACTTTAGAAGCAAAAGGCGATAAATTTAAAGAGCTAATTGATTCTGAGATCACTAAATCTATCGAGGATATGGGATTAGAAGAAAATCCAATGGATCAATTAACAATTGAAAAAATCAACTATGTATTACACATCGATAAAGAGACTTTCGATACAAAAAAAATGGATATGAATTTTGATTTAAAAATGGCCGTAGAAGGTGACGAATTAATCATGAATACAAAGTCAGTCGTTACTTACACTGATTTCAACCACCTAAAAACAATTGATATTCCTCAAAGCATTATTGATAACGCTCAAACAATCGAATAA
- a CDS encoding universal stress protein encodes MANYLKIAVAIDFSEQSLKALDRASHLAMQHNAILQLVNVIDTKSFGAVSAYDLKYAEELKKENVVKMEQLEKEALQTGVKTVESVVEAGSPKGILTQLPNVDLIVCGATGLNRMEKMMLGSVAEKVVRYALCDVLIVR; translated from the coding sequence TTGGCTAATTATCTTAAAATCGCAGTGGCAATTGATTTCTCGGAACAATCATTAAAAGCATTGGATCGAGCAAGTCACTTAGCCATGCAACACAATGCTATTTTGCAATTAGTGAACGTCATTGATACAAAATCATTTGGAGCGGTATCTGCATATGATTTGAAATATGCGGAGGAACTAAAGAAAGAAAACGTTGTAAAAATGGAACAGCTGGAAAAAGAGGCATTGCAGACAGGAGTCAAAACCGTGGAATCTGTAGTAGAAGCAGGCTCACCAAAAGGTATTTTAACGCAATTACCGAATGTGGACTTAATTGTCTGTGGTGCAACAGGGTTAAATCGTATGGAGAAAATGATGTTAGGATCTGTTGCAGAGAAAGTAGTGCGCTATGCTCTATGTGATGTGCTAATTGTCCGTTAA
- a CDS encoding PQQ-dependent sugar dehydrogenase — protein MKCIMPLLLLVMVLCVACVPPKDKSDGGLEKEETRMAPSINSTVEILANQLQTPWSIQKSGTVFYVAERPGSIVKIEEGGAVDRQQVILDKELSTAPEAGLLGFVLAPNFSDKQIAFAYYTYVEGSEQFNRIVTLTLNDNKWLETDLIIDRIKSGTYHHGGRLKIGPDGKLYATVGDATQPSLAQNLDALEGKILRINLDGSIPNDNPFPQSYVYSYGHRNPQGLTWATDGTMYASEHGNAANDEINIIEKGKNYGWPDIEGTKKQQGMITPLFTSGTSKTWAPSGIDMMDDQLYVAALRGSAVLAFAVKENKYIERLSEFGRIRDVFVDDAFLYFISNNTDGRGSPQSQDDKLYRIPL, from the coding sequence ATGAAATGTATCATGCCACTATTACTGCTAGTAATGGTTTTATGTGTTGCTTGCGTGCCACCTAAGGACAAGAGTGACGGAGGCTTAGAAAAAGAGGAAACGCGCATGGCTCCTTCAATAAATTCAACAGTAGAAATACTAGCAAATCAATTGCAAACACCATGGTCGATTCAAAAAAGTGGTACTGTTTTTTATGTAGCAGAAAGGCCTGGTAGTATTGTGAAAATTGAGGAAGGAGGAGCAGTTGACAGGCAACAGGTCATCCTCGATAAGGAGCTTTCAACAGCGCCAGAAGCTGGTTTATTGGGGTTTGTATTAGCACCTAATTTTTCAGACAAACAGATTGCCTTTGCTTATTATACGTATGTTGAAGGAAGCGAGCAGTTTAATAGAATTGTTACATTAACCTTGAACGATAATAAGTGGTTAGAAACGGATCTTATCATAGATCGAATAAAGAGTGGTACATATCATCATGGTGGTCGTTTAAAAATAGGGCCTGATGGTAAACTGTATGCAACAGTAGGTGATGCGACGCAACCTTCCTTAGCACAAAATTTAGATGCTCTAGAGGGAAAAATTTTACGCATCAATTTGGATGGCTCCATACCGAACGATAATCCTTTTCCACAGTCCTATGTATACAGCTATGGACATCGAAATCCACAGGGCTTGACCTGGGCAACAGATGGTACGATGTATGCCAGTGAGCATGGCAATGCCGCAAACGATGAAATTAATATAATCGAGAAGGGGAAGAATTATGGCTGGCCCGATATTGAAGGAACAAAAAAACAGCAAGGTATGATCACACCTCTCTTTACATCAGGTACTTCTAAAACGTGGGCACCATCTGGCATTGATATGATGGATGATCAATTATATGTCGCAGCTTTAAGAGGTAGTGCAGTGTTAGCGTTTGCTGTGAAAGAAAACAAATATATTGAACGATTGTCGGAATTTGGAAGAATTCGTGATGTCTTTGTGGATGACGCATTTCTTTATTTTATTAGCAATAATACAGATGGTCGAGGAAGCCCACAGTCACAGGACGATAAACTATATCGGATACCATTGTGA
- a CDS encoding YugN family protein, with product MLQFDSKIVGKEIGFGYLRDKIANRGFTIGGNWEYYKGSFDSILWKEAGETIYLRVPFIVTSGELDNEDAQIRFQKPFVIKHVENIGLDYDEGSLLDATGVSQFQTPLDKDGYIHDKSRWIQAGEQAVEEKVLPFFMH from the coding sequence TTGCTACAATTTGATTCAAAAATTGTTGGAAAAGAGATTGGTTTCGGCTATTTACGTGATAAAATTGCCAATCGAGGTTTTACGATTGGTGGGAATTGGGAGTATTATAAAGGAAGCTTCGATTCGATATTATGGAAAGAGGCAGGGGAAACTATTTATTTGCGTGTTCCCTTTATCGTAACATCAGGGGAACTTGATAATGAGGATGCCCAAATTCGTTTTCAAAAACCATTTGTCATTAAGCATGTTGAGAATATAGGTCTAGATTATGATGAGGGGTCTTTACTTGATGCAACTGGTGTTAGTCAATTCCAAACTCCGCTTGATAAAGACGGGTATATTCACGATAAAAGTAGATGGATTCAAGCAGGCGAACAAGCTGTTGAAGAAAAAGTGCTACCTTTTTTTATGCATTAG
- a CDS encoding alpha/beta hydrolase, giving the protein MEHRIDSELRETLAIFPPLDLDNVQATREGMAAVAVPAPIDEQITVENKVIQGPDDNDSLRIRIYKSKEQKEISPGLLWIHGGGYVLGAPEGDDLLCQRFVNEAKCVVVSVDYRLAPEHPYPAPLEDCYAALKWVADHADELGIDPSRLGIAGASAGGGLTAALALLTRDRNYPKLSFQMPLYPMIDDRNNTPSSLEITGHMIWNHSLNQKGWEMYLSGENGSDNVSPYAAAARADDLSGLPFTYTCVGQLDPFRDETLQYVTKLCQAGVDVEFHLYPGCYHGFESIAPTAAVSQRAATEYVEAAKYVLHRKISVPL; this is encoded by the coding sequence ATGGAACATCGTATTGATTCAGAACTAAGAGAAACGTTAGCAATTTTCCCCCCATTAGATTTAGATAATGTACAGGCAACAAGAGAAGGAATGGCAGCCGTTGCTGTGCCAGCTCCGATAGATGAACAGATAACAGTTGAAAATAAAGTGATTCAAGGGCCTGATGACAACGATTCTCTTCGCATTCGTATTTATAAGTCAAAAGAGCAGAAAGAAATTTCCCCAGGGCTACTATGGATTCATGGCGGCGGCTATGTCTTAGGTGCTCCAGAAGGAGATGATTTGCTTTGTCAGCGCTTTGTTAATGAAGCGAAGTGTGTGGTTGTATCTGTAGACTATCGACTTGCTCCTGAACATCCTTATCCAGCACCACTTGAAGATTGTTATGCTGCGTTAAAATGGGTAGCAGATCATGCGGACGAATTAGGGATTGATCCCAGTCGTTTAGGAATTGCTGGAGCAAGTGCTGGAGGAGGTCTCACAGCTGCACTCGCATTACTTACTCGAGATCGTAATTATCCAAAGCTTAGTTTCCAAATGCCTCTATATCCAATGATAGATGATCGGAATAACACACCATCTTCATTGGAAATTACGGGACATATGATCTGGAACCACTCGCTCAATCAAAAAGGCTGGGAAATGTATTTGAGTGGAGAGAACGGCAGCGACAATGTGTCACCATATGCCGCAGCAGCTAGAGCAGATGATTTATCAGGATTACCGTTTACGTATACATGTGTTGGACAATTAGATCCATTCCGTGACGAGACTTTACAATATGTGACAAAGCTATGTCAGGCTGGAGTAGATGTCGAATTCCACTTATACCCAGGTTGCTATCATGGCTTTGAAAGTATTGCTCCAACAGCCGCAGTCAGTCAAAGGGCTGCCACAGAGTATGTAGAAGCTGCTAAATATGTTTTGCATCGAAAGATTTCAGTGCCTTTATAA
- a CDS encoding SDR family NAD(P)-dependent oxidoreductase yields MGQQVVIITGAGNGIGRETAKLLATQDKALVLVDFDEKSGQDTLHAVKEHQQQAIFVHADVSKSQDVKKYVEAAKEAFGRIDAFINNAGVLSPPSLLADLEEETFDNVISVNLKGTFLGLKYVLKEMEQQQSGVIVNTSSAAGIQGQPYLGGYAASKHGVIGLTRTAAIEYGPSGIRVNAICPGGVMTNMTKGLTSSPEENGPLRRLADASEIANVIAFLISEEASYVNGAVVPIDGGLTS; encoded by the coding sequence ATGGGACAACAAGTAGTCATTATTACAGGTGCAGGAAATGGTATAGGGAGAGAAACAGCAAAATTACTAGCCACACAGGACAAGGCATTAGTATTAGTAGATTTTGATGAGAAAAGTGGTCAAGACACACTACACGCTGTGAAGGAACATCAACAACAGGCTATCTTTGTCCACGCAGATGTTTCTAAAAGCCAAGACGTGAAGAAATATGTGGAGGCTGCAAAAGAAGCGTTTGGTAGAATTGATGCGTTCATCAATAATGCAGGTGTGTTAAGCCCGCCATCTTTACTAGCAGATTTAGAGGAAGAGACATTTGATAACGTCATTTCGGTCAATCTAAAAGGAACTTTTTTAGGCTTAAAATATGTATTAAAAGAGATGGAGCAACAACAGTCAGGTGTCATCGTGAATACTTCTTCAGCGGCAGGAATACAAGGACAACCCTATTTAGGCGGCTATGCTGCTAGTAAGCACGGTGTTATTGGGTTAACTAGAACTGCTGCCATTGAATATGGTCCTAGCGGTATACGAGTAAATGCTATTTGTCCAGGTGGTGTAATGACTAATATGACAAAGGGCTTAACGTCCAGTCCAGAGGAAAACGGCCCCCTAAGAAGATTAGCAGATGCTTCTGAAATCGCAAATGTAATCGCTTTCTTAATTTCGGAGGAAGCCTCTTATGTGAATGGCGCTGTCGTACCAATTGATGGCGGTTTAACATCGTAA
- a CDS encoding flavin-containing monooxygenase, whose product MSSQTIKEVDAVVLGAGFAGLYMLHQLRSKGFSTIVCEAGDGVGGVWYWNRYPGARCDIESIYYNYTFSKELYEEWTWTSRFPEQAEILRYLNYVADRFQLRTDIQFNTRVTAAHFDEERHKWIVYLNDGQHILAKYFITGIGCLSAANVPNIHGLQQFSGNWYHTGHWPHEKVDFTGKRVGIIGTGSSGIQAIPVIAKEAEQLTVFQRTPQYTIPARNHPYDENFIKETKQNFEALKQSMRNSISGTPFAQNQQSAMEHSDDKRMAVFEKAWAQGGFAFAATYDDLLTNEQSNEKAAEFIRSKIRQIVKDPVVAEKLCPKYMYGTKRQVLDSDYFETYNRENVVLVDVKESPIKKITETGIQTTDEHYDLDRIIFATGYDGMTGPLFKIDIRGRNGETLKEKWEDGASVQTYLGLTTAGFPNLFMITGPESPSVLVNMPIAIEQHVEWIAQCIDYLREHDIDLVEPNKDAEEAWSKHCREIANTTLYVKGDSWYTGANIEGKPRSFLIYLGGFDYYTKHCHEVAQNNYEGFKLMRLKPIS is encoded by the coding sequence ATGAGTAGCCAAACAATTAAAGAGGTGGATGCAGTTGTTTTAGGCGCTGGCTTTGCAGGCTTATATATGTTACATCAGCTGAGGAGTAAAGGTTTTTCTACCATTGTATGCGAGGCTGGAGATGGTGTAGGCGGTGTTTGGTATTGGAATCGTTATCCGGGCGCTAGATGTGATATAGAAAGCATCTATTATAACTATACATTTTCAAAAGAGTTGTATGAAGAATGGACTTGGACATCTAGATTTCCAGAACAAGCGGAAATATTACGTTATTTAAATTACGTGGCAGATCGCTTTCAATTGCGAACGGATATCCAATTTAATACAAGGGTCACTGCAGCACATTTTGATGAGGAACGTCATAAATGGATTGTTTATCTAAACGACGGACAGCACATCTTAGCTAAGTATTTTATTACAGGAATAGGCTGTCTGTCTGCTGCCAATGTTCCTAACATTCATGGACTGCAACAGTTTAGCGGAAATTGGTATCACACGGGGCATTGGCCACATGAAAAGGTTGATTTTACAGGGAAACGAGTAGGAATTATCGGGACAGGCTCCAGTGGTATTCAAGCCATACCTGTAATTGCGAAAGAAGCAGAGCAGCTTACTGTATTTCAACGGACACCACAATATACGATTCCGGCTCGTAATCATCCATATGATGAGAACTTTATCAAAGAAACCAAGCAAAATTTCGAAGCTTTAAAGCAGTCGATGAGAAATTCTATATCAGGTACACCTTTTGCACAAAATCAGCAATCTGCAATGGAGCATAGTGATGATAAAAGGATGGCGGTTTTTGAGAAAGCTTGGGCACAAGGTGGTTTTGCCTTCGCAGCCACTTATGATGATCTGTTAACAAATGAACAATCCAATGAAAAAGCAGCGGAATTTATTCGCTCTAAAATACGACAAATTGTGAAAGACCCTGTGGTAGCAGAAAAATTATGTCCGAAGTATATGTATGGCACGAAAAGACAGGTTTTAGATAGTGATTATTTTGAAACCTACAACAGGGAGAATGTTGTACTGGTGGATGTAAAAGAATCACCTATCAAAAAAATAACAGAAACAGGTATTCAAACGACGGATGAACATTACGATTTAGATCGTATCATTTTTGCAACAGGCTATGATGGCATGACAGGACCATTATTTAAAATTGATATAAGGGGAAGGAACGGTGAGACATTAAAGGAAAAATGGGAGGATGGTGCTTCTGTTCAAACATATCTCGGACTAACAACAGCAGGTTTTCCTAATTTATTTATGATTACTGGTCCAGAAAGTCCATCTGTCCTCGTGAATATGCCAATCGCTATTGAGCAGCATGTAGAATGGATTGCACAATGTATCGATTACTTGCGTGAGCATGACATTGACCTTGTGGAACCAAATAAAGATGCCGAGGAAGCTTGGAGCAAGCATTGTCGAGAGATTGCTAACACAACACTTTACGTCAAAGGTGATTCCTGGTATACGGGAGCTAATATTGAAGGTAAACCCCGCAGTTTTTTAATTTATCTGGGCGGATTTGATTATTATACAAAGCATTGTCATGAGGTGGCTCAAAATAATTATGAAGGCTTTAAATTAATGAGATTAAAACCAATATCATAG
- a CDS encoding response regulator transcription factor, translating to MSNLYTIQKRFDTVQSYANHEELLIHILQVYLDSFPIKDAYLLRYSPIGFVAEGIIFLNESGGSHIGEIREEIRSFPIIYAAIEDKKAKFCTGMDYLKNISIKYSIPSQNNSFLIIPIFIGQYVFGYICSTQLEEEIAINEKLLDDMTAFGNVIGQLIMQARNSKKEGLLSKRELEVMRQVAQGGSTKEIADFMDLSELTITQYVKSAIKKLHARNRSHAISILYQEGIIL from the coding sequence ATGTCCAATCTTTATACCATTCAAAAACGTTTCGACACGGTACAAAGTTATGCCAATCATGAAGAGCTGTTGATACATATTTTGCAGGTATATTTAGATTCTTTTCCTATCAAAGATGCCTACTTATTAAGGTATTCTCCAATAGGCTTTGTAGCTGAAGGAATCATTTTTTTGAATGAATCTGGAGGTAGTCATATCGGTGAAATTCGAGAGGAGATTCGTAGCTTCCCTATTATTTATGCTGCTATTGAGGATAAGAAGGCTAAATTTTGTACAGGAATGGATTATTTAAAAAATATAAGTATTAAATATTCTATTCCCTCACAAAATAATTCATTTTTAATCATTCCCATCTTCATTGGCCAATATGTTTTCGGCTATATTTGTAGTACACAATTGGAAGAGGAAATCGCTATAAATGAAAAGCTATTGGATGACATGACAGCTTTTGGAAATGTTATTGGTCAGCTTATCATGCAAGCTAGAAATAGCAAAAAGGAAGGCCTTCTTAGCAAACGTGAGCTGGAGGTGATGAGACAGGTAGCACAAGGGGGAAGTACGAAGGAAATTGCAGATTTTATGGATTTAAGTGAATTAACTATTACCCAATATGTCAAATCTGCTATCAAAAAATTACATGCCAGAAATCGTTCTCATGCCATTAGCATTCTTTATCAAGAGGGAATTATTCTATAA
- a CDS encoding SAM-dependent methyltransferase has product MQYIVQSIATVYNNRQMIKDDYWGEIISTIELADHIQEASLKGIGDFSHLEIIFYFDKVTDDHIQYEARHPRNNQNYPEVGIFAQRGKNRPNKLGSTIVELLEVKPRALIVQGLDAIDGTPILDIKPVMKEFLPKKDVQQPAWSIDLMRAYWG; this is encoded by the coding sequence ATGCAATATATCGTTCAATCAATCGCTACAGTTTATAACAATCGGCAAATGATCAAAGATGATTATTGGGGAGAGATTATTTCAACTATTGAACTTGCTGATCATATCCAGGAGGCATCCTTAAAAGGAATAGGAGATTTTTCTCATCTAGAAATTATTTTTTATTTTGATAAAGTTACAGACGATCATATCCAATATGAGGCGAGACATCCTAGAAATAATCAAAATTATCCCGAGGTCGGCATTTTCGCGCAAAGGGGTAAGAATAGACCCAATAAATTAGGAAGTACAATCGTTGAGTTATTAGAGGTCAAACCAAGAGCATTAATCGTCCAAGGGCTAGATGCCATTGATGGCACACCTATACTAGATATAAAGCCTGTGATGAAAGAGTTTTTACCTAAAAAGGATGTTCAACAGCCAGCATGGTCAATAGATTTAATGAGGGCCTACTGGGGGTAA
- a CDS encoding Ger(x)C family spore germination protein — protein sequence MKRKHQYIRYLLLMTVSFLLTGCWSSKEIEDLGIIVGTSLDLETGDVSSEEQQDARYANRDLLTITNQFITSETTVSGTKEGTLPEKAYKNVTETGDAVLPTLRNMLLKVDKRSFAEHSKVIIIGEDLASTVNLQQTLDFFLRELEIRPSGLLLIAQNRASQALETNEPTKIPAFQLVEMMEGHERTTKILPPMTVAKLEGKLYSDSSFLLQNVLAEDGEVRFAGAAVIEGKTKKLRGFLNESDLEGIAWITGEGKGGLVKGFDEESGAPIIYEIISAKSKIIPLIKDDQISFTIKIQTEGRISEHWVLSDKAFDNRFLKKAEKVFEKEIERLVKKVLEKTQHEFQTDVAGFGNKIRIDYPKVWQKIKKDWDQTFSEVPITCEVNVTIKDYGTSGD from the coding sequence ATGAAGCGAAAACATCAATATATCCGATACCTTCTATTAATGACTGTATCCTTTCTTCTTACTGGTTGCTGGAGTAGTAAAGAGATTGAGGATTTAGGTATTATTGTAGGCACATCATTGGATTTAGAAACAGGTGATGTATCTTCTGAGGAGCAACAAGATGCTAGATATGCAAATAGGGATCTGCTAACAATTACCAATCAATTCATTACATCAGAGACAACAGTTTCTGGAACGAAAGAGGGTACCTTACCTGAAAAAGCATATAAAAATGTCACTGAAACGGGCGATGCGGTGTTGCCAACATTACGAAATATGCTTCTAAAAGTTGATAAACGCTCCTTTGCTGAACATTCCAAAGTGATTATTATTGGGGAAGATTTAGCCAGTACCGTCAATCTTCAACAAACACTAGATTTTTTTCTAAGAGAATTAGAAATACGACCGAGTGGCCTGCTCCTTATTGCTCAAAATCGTGCAAGTCAGGCACTTGAAACGAATGAACCAACGAAAATTCCAGCTTTTCAATTAGTGGAAATGATGGAGGGGCATGAAAGGACGACTAAGATTTTACCACCGATGACCGTTGCCAAGTTAGAAGGAAAGCTCTATTCAGACTCAAGCTTTTTATTGCAAAATGTGTTAGCGGAAGATGGGGAAGTAAGGTTTGCAGGAGCTGCTGTCATTGAAGGCAAAACGAAAAAGTTGCGTGGCTTTTTAAATGAAAGTGACTTGGAAGGAATTGCATGGATAACAGGCGAAGGGAAAGGTGGTTTAGTCAAAGGCTTTGATGAGGAGTCAGGGGCACCCATTATCTATGAAATTATTTCAGCTAAAAGTAAAATTATTCCTCTCATAAAGGACGATCAAATCTCTTTTACCATAAAAATTCAAACAGAGGGTAGAATCTCTGAACATTGGGTCCTATCAGATAAGGCATTTGACAATCGATTTTTGAAAAAAGCGGAGAAAGTATTTGAAAAAGAGATTGAACGATTAGTGAAGAAGGTTTTGGAAAAAACGCAACATGAATTTCAAACGGATGTTGCTGGATTTGGCAATAAAATAAGAATAGATTATCCAAAGGTATGGCAAAAAATAAAAAAAGATTGGGATCAAACATTTAGTGAGGTTCCAATCACATGTGAAGTGAATGTAACCATTAAAGATTATGGGACGTCAGGTGATTAA
- a CDS encoding spore germination protein gives MNSTLKDKITTSQAVVIIINYILATGILTLPRASVEKVKTPDVWISVFLGGVVAMIAGVIIVKLSQQYPDKTFYQYNQDIIGKWLGSFISICVIVYFFTISAFEVRIMAEVTSLFLLEGTPTWAIILPFLWVGIYLISGGINTIARLFEIIFPITFVIFLLVAFLSLGIFEIDNLRPVLGLGVVPMLKGIKTATLAFLGPEIMLLIVAFMYPSDKSKAVKVVLVGITIPLLFYVITVVMVIGALSIEGVMTRTWPTIELMRSFEIPGLIFERFESFLLVIWIMQIFATFSITYYAAALGLAQLFKKSMNPFLYGLLPIIYIIAMTPKNINDLFTFGDKIGHAALILFGAVPIILLLISKWRGNKA, from the coding sequence ATGAACAGCACTTTAAAAGATAAAATAACGACATCACAAGCAGTTGTTATTATTATTAACTATATTCTTGCCACTGGAATTCTTACCTTACCTCGTGCATCTGTAGAAAAAGTAAAAACGCCGGATGTATGGATTAGTGTTTTTTTAGGTGGAGTTGTTGCCATGATTGCGGGCGTAATTATTGTCAAGCTAAGCCAACAATATCCTGACAAAACATTTTATCAATACAATCAAGATATTATAGGGAAATGGTTGGGCTCATTCATAAGTATATGTGTAATTGTCTACTTTTTTACCATTTCTGCTTTTGAGGTTCGCATAATGGCTGAAGTAACATCTCTCTTCTTATTAGAAGGAACACCTACATGGGCTATCATTTTGCCCTTTTTGTGGGTAGGGATTTATTTGATTAGTGGTGGCATCAATACAATTGCTCGTTTGTTTGAAATCATTTTCCCTATAACCTTTGTGATTTTTTTGCTCGTGGCCTTTTTAAGCTTAGGAATCTTTGAAATCGATAATCTTAGACCAGTATTAGGTTTGGGTGTTGTACCCATGTTAAAGGGGATCAAAACAGCGACACTGGCATTTTTAGGTCCTGAAATTATGCTGCTTATAGTAGCATTTATGTATCCATCAGATAAATCAAAAGCTGTAAAGGTTGTACTAGTGGGCATAACGATTCCTTTACTTTTTTATGTTATTACAGTTGTTATGGTTATTGGAGCTTTATCCATTGAAGGGGTTATGACAAGGACATGGCCCACGATTGAATTGATGCGAAGTTTTGAAATTCCTGGATTAATTTTTGAACGCTTTGAGTCGTTTTTACTGGTCATCTGGATTATGCAAATATTTGCTACCTTCTCGATTACCTATTATGCAGCTGCTTTAGGATTAGCTCAACTTTTTAAGAAAAGTATGAATCCTTTCTTATACGGATTATTACCGATTATTTATATCATTGCGATGACGCCAAAAAATATTAATGATCTTTTTACATTTGGCGATAAGATTGGCCATGCTGCACTAATTTTATTTGGTGCCGTACCTATAATTTTACTCCTTATATCGAAATGGAGAGGAAATAAAGCATGA